A window of Malania oleifera isolate guangnan ecotype guangnan chromosome 2, ASM2987363v1, whole genome shotgun sequence genomic DNA:
ATTCTTCCTCTTTTGGTTCACAcatgcatgaaagaactttgtattattATCCCCCGCTTTCAACCACTTCTTTTTGGCTAGCTGAGAAATAtgaatctcctccctcttttcccaagctttccaactcgagtttagaaaggaagaaatcttcctCAATTTATGGCGAATACCCTTCCTGAAGCTGAGCCTCTAGAACCTTCAtacttttctccatttttttaatGTTCTGATACACATGTCTAAATACCTGCTTGTTCTTGTTTTGGATTGCAATTTTCATATGCTTCAATTTAGAAGCAAGTCTAACTAAACTCGTGCCATGAGATTCCTCACTCCAGGCTTCCTTCACGCAAGATTTAAAAGACTGATGAGTGCTTCACATATTTTGATACCTGAAGGGAGAGGGCTATACCGATGCAAATTTCTATGAAACCAAATAATCAATGGATTATGATATGAAGACCTCCTATTTCCAtactcaaaaaataaatttatggcaaaaattgaagaagagttGAATTATAGAGGACCCTATCCAGTTTTGCCCAATTCCGAGAATTTccactgtgaccattacaccaaCACATGTTGCTGCCAATaacaaccaaatccataagaccacaattgtccaagcaagtattaaattcctccatagccaATAATGGCCTCGTATGACCACCAATATGTTCCGAATCTGAACGGATGATATTAACATCTAccgccactaaccaagggaaatcattTACAAACTGtaaatcattccaaagttcccggagatctgtttgacgacatttagcataaacaaatgaaGCCAAGAAATTTTGGTCCACCGAACTAAAAATACCGGAAATAACTTGATtagacatatgttgtaactcaaagtacACTTCCTtttcccaaaacatccaaagtttACCCCCCACCGATGCATTCGCACAAAAATTCGAAAAATTTAGAAAACCAATCCATTGCAACATCTAACTTTCATTAGAAAATGGctctgaaagaaccaaaatagaaggtGAAAATTTCCTCATTAACTTTTGTAAACGGCTTTAGACGTGCCTAAACCCTGcacgttccacactagaattgtattaaccataaatcaagtttctttggacggGTAATAACCCATTGAGACTTCTTAtcactttgcccattaatatTCTTCAACTTAACAAgcggaacatgtaaatcatcattcgaACAATAGCTTTTTTAAATGGGAGTTCTCCAAagtatttgtctccacctccctatccgATTCACAATTATGTAAGACATACCTGGGCATGATTGTACACTTTTATTCCAAGATTTCTGAAACCATGTTACAAGATGTCATCAACTGATCACGCACTACTATAACATTTTCCACTATCAACATATTAGCTTTAGGAGCACCTAGGACTGGTTCAACAAGCTCAATCTCATACTGTtttgtgttcatttgcaaaatctCCACTTCAGGCCTCAGTTCTTTAGACacaaactccccctcttccatctcacTTTGAGTAACTGTCTCAAACActggcaaaatttgtgatgtcatCGCACCCCCTTAAACATGATCCACCTCTAAAGGTTCTTCAACAACGCATggatctatcaattctctctGAACTTTTTTCCCTTTATTCAAATGTTTCACACGCCAAACTTCTTGTCGATTTTTTTGTCTAGAATTTTTCATATCCTTATGTCTATCCCCAATTTTCTATTTCCTTTCACCCACTCGAcataccacctttgaatgcccTTGTGTATGATACttctcacaataaaatccttacttttcATACCTTACTTCCTGCCAAATTTTCTAATTTGCAGAAACAACAATTGGGAAAACATCCACCTGATCTGCCAATAATCCACCTCCACGCACATTCTTGCACCCATAGCCCCAGTTTGGTTAAGCATAGCATTGTCAGTTCCTAGATATCGACCAAACCTCGTGGCTAGAATCTATAAACAATCAGGCATGTACATGTGCATTGGAAGACTagggagaaataaccattgaggggccaAGGATGATTCTTGCTTCAGAttgaaatcctttgtccatcAAAAAAGACGAAACGGAAACCTagccaaaatccttccttcacgagaccatccatgaagaaaatctaGTTCATTATTCATTTGAACCAGTAcgtgaaaatcatccatgaaactacTAGAAGAGATCTCCAAAAGGCCCCAAgactttatgatattcaaacggATAACATCAATGGATGGCCTAGAGCGCAAAAATTTCAAAGTTAACGTAAATCGAAAATCTTCCgccactttgttcatctcagcCTTAGATAAAATAAATCCAATCTCTCCATCTACATCAATAGGATATATCATGGCTAGTTTGAAAGAAGAAGACGACAGATTAACAGCATGAGAACGTGATACTACATGGGCATACGACAAAAGTCCTGAACCACCTTTTGAAAGAGGCCCCACTAGTGGAGGATCCACCAGAGGGCCGGCGGGCGCCACCATCGTAGGCACCTAACTTCAGCAAAACCCTATACCGTGCGATGGTTGAAGAGAGACATACTTGATTAAGGAATTCAATGTCCTAGAGATTCAGCAAGCGGCGAGATGGGCGATCGGCTGTGGTTACAGCCGATGACTCTGTCGAATTGCACACAGCAGGAGGAGGTTGGGGATGCGGGATGCGAGCGGGAGAGAGGGTTGGGATGCCGAGCAGGTCACCAGGTCTGCTAATGCCCTTAGAAGAAAGCCAGAGAAGGGAGCACAACAATGACCAGTGAAGCTACTTGAGGCGACACTCGTGTGTAGAGAAAGTGACGGCAACGTTGAGACAAAGAATCGGGAAAGGAGGTCGTCGGCCTTGATCTCCTTCTCCTGCATAAGGGAGGGTGCTGCTCGATTGGGCGAGGAGCAGAGTAGTGGCTACGACTCACTTTCTTAGGTTCTTACAAAGAACATGCAAGTCTTCTAGATAATGCCCCATTTTGAAATGtcttaaaataagtactttttcaaAAAAGTACTTTTGATAAGTACTTATGTCAATAAGCTTATTTGGTTTAcacttaaatatttattttaaaaaatattttttgaactaGTTTTCtttaagaaaaaatgaaaaatgaaaaatataggtGGTAGTGTTTGCACTCTAAAAATATAATTGACAATCTAATTTTATGGAGTGACATTTTTGGATTGCTAATGCCTCTCCCGTGTGCTAAAATTTTAAGAGAGACATTTAAATTGTTAGATCTTGAAATTTTATGttagagattttgaattttaattttggaGGGACGTAAAGCAAGAAATGAAGTACTTATTGTTGTCATTGTTGTTATCATCACTATAAGATATCTCAACTAATGACAAACTATTACTACAAAAAAAATTGACTCTGacaaaaatcatcaataaaaaccccTAACCATCAGTATACAATAATTGAAAATTTGTAAGTAGAAATTTgttattatttctaaatttttagtgatgaatttatatcTATCACTACTACTGAACTATTGcagaattaaacttatgaatcaaataatgaaagtgtggaaaatgagtaattgaacaaagaataagaacAAAAGTGAGTCTTGGAGaattaatttgattttatgttttctagaTTGACAACAAAAGTTGTTTATCATCTAAGAaggttaatggaaaagtttagggataaaaagagggacttgcatatagtTTTTATCGACTTAAAGAAccatatgatagagtacctagagAAGTGTTTTGGTGGGTATAAAAAAGGAATAAGTATGTAGTTGATACATTGATGTCATTAAGAATATATATAATGGAGAGTTTgaagaattttcaatcacaataggtgtagaTTAAGATTTATTtgctttagtaattgatgaattGACTAGGAAGATCCAAACAAATATCTCATGGTGTATGTTGAATCCATACATATTGTTTTAGTTGGTGAAAATAGAAGTGTGGCGGAATTTAAGTTCGAACTTTAGAGAAAGTATAGAGTCTAGAAGTTTTGGAAAAAGTAGAAATAAGACTGAAAGTAATTTTGGCCATATAAGAGGAATATTGAAAGtaagatcatatttgataattaaaaaattaatagtaCTATCTTGAATCGATTAGGCAAGTAGGAGGAGAAATTAAAGAGGATGTACTTTATAAAGTTAAAACAAGTTGGATAGAATGGAGGTGTGTTTCACTAGTGCTGTGCAATCGTAAGATGctgttaaaattaaaagaaaagttctaTGGGATGGAGATATGACCGGTGATGCTATATAGATGAAAATGTCGGACAACTAAAAAAGAACATATTTAGGTGGATGAATGGtaaaatattaaaagataaattaaaaaataaatatatttgtaataaTTTAGAAATAGTATCAGTAAAAGATAAGATAAATGAGTGACAACTTAAATAGTTTGGATATTTGAAAGGAAGGTCAAATAATATACCAATGAGGTGAAATGAGGTAATTATTgagataaatttaaaataatttgaaataaggGTATGAGGAAGAATTTAACAATTCTTAAGACTTTAAATTGAGATAGTGCACCGAAAACTATCTTAATTAATTTGAGAAATAAGGGATATCAAATAAATTAAGTATACAtgtgcatatataaatatatatgtttgtatatatatgtatatatatatatatatatatatatttattgtggTGAGGAAAAACTAGAAAGCGACAGAAGGATGAGTTGACCAAAAAATATTGAACGGCTAAGACTGGGAGATTGTGCCATTGTGGTACCCATTGTCATACGTACGCTAGAGTAGCCCAGTAGCTGTTAAGACTATTAATTTCATGATCAACCATAATGGACGTGTCATCCACAATGTAAATATATAAACACACTAAAATGTCAAACTGGAATCCATTCGACCAATAACTTCGCGCCACGTGTAGCCCAACCCAACTATAAATACAGCTGGCCTACCCCCGTCCACATCGTCCCCATTCCATCCCCAACtagagagagtgaaagagagagagagagagagatgggtcaGATGGGGTTTGTATCAGTGGCTGTTCGGGCGGGCTGCGTGGGTGTTATGTTAATGGCCTTTGCCATTCATTCTTCTGCACGAAACACTATTTTCCTCTCATCAGGtacttctatttctctctctctctctctctctctctctctcacacacacacacacgcagacacacacacacagtagCTTTGATAAAATTAAACAAGTTAGATTAATTGGGTGTTTAGACATCATAGCTAGCAGGAAAAAAGAACCGATTTTAATTTCTTGAACGAGCAATTAGTCAACTAGAGTTGGTCGATCTGTTTTCTGCCTACACATATTCATGATTTAAACAAatatgttgtgtgtgtgtgtgtgtgtgagagagagagagagagagagaggattataatatgaacatatatatatatatatatatatatagataaatgcAAGTGGGAGATGAATATTACTTAATGAGGATTTTGAACTTTTGAATAAGGATCGTAGGGAACCGTGAGCTACCTACCCACCTAagctatctatctatctatctagcACCATCGTTATCCCTTTAATGTTCCTGCAAATTGATAACCATCCATTGCCCCTGTTAGCCTAGCCATGccgtcctctctctctctctctctctttatatatatatatatatatatatatatatatatgcatgcattCATTTCTTCCCCATGCCTCTCTTTATCAACCAacttccatcttcttcttcttcttcttcttcttcttcttctttgccttcatgtatatattttaatttagtttACACGATTTTCAAGTCTTTAGGGGCtacaattttatatttaaaataatattttcaagtcTTGGCGGTGCCGCATTAAATGTACATATTAGAAAGATCACTCTTACGAGAGCGTCAAAAATAAGGAAGAATCCTTCATGGTCTCACATTGACTTTGTATTAGGAATATTTTGGGCTTATAAGGAGGGATTTTGGCTCCAAAAACTGAGACATCTTTTATAAGATAAACCCCCGAGCCCAGATAACACTCACCAAAATTGGCCCAAGACGATTACATTATCCTATGATCTAATAATGGACTAatccacaaaaaataaaatatatgtaatcCAACACAATCCTGTGTTCCTATATCTGTCTAGAGTATTCAATCTTCCGAATACAAGAGCTTAGAATTGATGCAGTTGgtttttttgtaaaatcaatttaattatatgtacatACTTGATACGTACGCTGCATGCATGCATCAATAGTCTATCAAATTAATGATGTTAATTTTTACAAATGGTAATTAATTAATGATGAAATTATGTAACGTTGCAGCAGGGAAAGAGATGGTAGGGTTGGGTGGTGGCCATGGAGGAGGGCAGGAGGGCATCGTAAGGTCTCTTCTGGAGGAGGCGGAGGTGCACATCAACGATTACGGCAACGCCGGCGCCAACCACGGCCACGATCCTTGGAACAGGTTCGGCGGTGGCCGCCCGAAG
This region includes:
- the LOC131149079 gene encoding uncharacterized protein LOC131149079 isoform X1, with amino-acid sequence MGQMGFVSVAVRAGCVGVMLMAFAIHSSARNTIFLSSAGKEMVGLGGGHGGGQEGIVRSLLEEAEVHINDYGNAGANHGHDPWNRFGGGRPKALSSQNDSTP
- the LOC131149079 gene encoding uncharacterized protein LOC131149079 isoform X2, with the translated sequence MGQMGFVSVAVRAGCVGVMLMAFAIHSSARNTIFLSSGKEMVGLGGGHGGGQEGIVRSLLEEAEVHINDYGNAGANHGHDPWNRFGGGRPKALSSQNDSTP